A genomic segment from Aegilops tauschii subsp. strangulata cultivar AL8/78 chromosome 1, Aet v6.0, whole genome shotgun sequence encodes:
- the LOC120965380 gene encoding uncharacterized protein, whose protein sequence is MPSHDDMHGLPEQGSSRHVISPSVHPANVGIYVQYWCTTTMLSKGLVSVCRSSMEQNVHLNGGDHLVTMSLKVIEQNESWEDEEVLCCRRLPR, encoded by the exons ATGCCTAGCCATGATG ACATGCATGGACTACCAGAGCAAGGATCTAGTCGGCACGTCATCAGCCCCTCCGTTCATCCAGCCAAT GTAGGAATATACGTACAATACTGGTGTACAACGACAATGCTGTCAAAGGGACTTGTGTCGGTCTGCAGAAGTTCGATGGAACAAAATGTACACCTAAAT GGTGGTGATCATCTCGTAACAATGTCATTGAAGGTTATCGAGCAGAATGAATCGTGGGAAGACGAAGAAG TTCTTTGTTGCCGAAGATTGCCAAGATGA